A genome region from Streptomyces xanthophaeus includes the following:
- a CDS encoding ATP-binding protein yields MNAADMKGPELRSALRELEIFAGITEEQLDWLVSVSEPRILADGDVLFRDGEEATSFHVLLSGGLVVTKVVDGREEVLTRHSTEEESAAAEEHDGKPSAAHRFTGELPLLTEGSYVATAAASGPSTTVVAYPKPVFFEMLTRCHGVAAVLIPVLAWRIKSSEVQARKRATVEALGTLAAGLAHELNNPAAAVARAAQELAPALDRLTRTAQAWGAAASGAERALLDRLADELDKLPPPVTTDPFAQADAEEEIADWAEEAGTERPGLLGSGVADLGLELGWLLERLEGVGEPALAPALDHLAALLEIRSLAAELRAAGPRISQLVAATRDYANLDRAPEQRFAVPDGLENTLVVLRSKLAGISIVREYEPGLPELTGYPSELNQVWTNLVDNAAEAMEGAGVLTLRARAEGVCMVVEIADTGRGIPAESLPRIFEPFYTTKDVGKGTGLGLHLSYRIVTQRHHGSITARSRPGETRMVVRLPFAGSAQSCASPATTPETEPIVGTSPR; encoded by the coding sequence GTGAACGCGGCGGACATGAAGGGCCCGGAGCTGCGGTCGGCCCTGCGCGAGCTGGAGATCTTCGCCGGGATCACCGAGGAGCAGCTGGACTGGCTGGTCTCGGTGTCCGAGCCCCGGATCCTGGCCGACGGCGACGTCCTCTTCCGGGACGGCGAGGAGGCCACCAGCTTCCACGTCCTGCTCTCGGGCGGGCTGGTCGTCACCAAGGTCGTCGACGGCCGGGAGGAGGTGCTCACCCGGCACTCCACCGAGGAGGAGAGCGCCGCTGCCGAGGAGCACGACGGCAAGCCGTCCGCCGCCCACCGGTTCACCGGCGAACTGCCCCTGCTGACCGAGGGCTCCTACGTGGCCACCGCGGCCGCCAGCGGCCCTTCGACCACGGTGGTGGCCTACCCGAAGCCGGTCTTCTTCGAGATGCTGACCCGCTGCCACGGGGTGGCCGCCGTACTGATCCCCGTACTGGCCTGGCGCATCAAGTCCTCCGAGGTGCAGGCCCGCAAGCGGGCCACCGTGGAGGCGCTCGGCACCCTGGCCGCCGGGCTCGCCCACGAGCTGAACAACCCGGCGGCGGCCGTGGCCCGGGCCGCGCAGGAACTGGCCCCGGCCCTGGACCGGCTCACCCGTACCGCCCAGGCCTGGGGTGCGGCCGCCTCGGGCGCCGAGCGCGCGCTCCTCGACCGGCTCGCCGACGAACTGGACAAGCTGCCGCCGCCGGTGACCACCGACCCGTTCGCCCAGGCCGACGCCGAGGAGGAGATCGCCGACTGGGCCGAGGAGGCGGGCACCGAACGGCCCGGCCTGCTCGGATCCGGGGTCGCGGACCTCGGGCTGGAGCTGGGCTGGCTGCTGGAGCGGCTGGAAGGCGTGGGGGAGCCGGCCCTCGCCCCGGCCCTGGACCACCTGGCGGCGCTGCTGGAGATCCGTTCGCTCGCGGCGGAGCTCCGGGCCGCGGGTCCCAGGATCTCCCAGCTCGTCGCCGCCACCCGGGATTACGCCAACCTCGACCGGGCGCCCGAACAGCGCTTCGCGGTGCCCGACGGACTGGAGAACACGCTGGTCGTCCTGCGTTCCAAGCTCGCGGGCATCAGCATCGTGCGTGAGTACGAGCCCGGCCTGCCCGAACTGACGGGCTACCCCAGCGAGTTGAATCAGGTGTGGACCAACCTGGTCGACAACGCGGCCGAGGCCATGGAGGGCGCCGGCGTCCTGACCCTGCGCGCCCGGGCCGAAGGCGTCTGCATGGTCGTCGAGATCGCCGACACCGGCCGCGGCATCCCGGCCGAATCCCTGCCGCGGATCTTCGAACCCTTCTACACCACCAAGGACGTGGGCAAGGGCACGGGACTGGGGCTGCACCTCAGCTACCGCATCGTGACCCAGCGCCACCACGGGTCGATCACCGCCCGCTCGCGTCCCGGTGAGACCCGGATGGTCGTGCGGCTGCCCTTCGCCGGCAGCGCCCAGTCCTGCGCCTCACCTGCGACAACACCCGAAACGGAACCCATCGTGGGCACCTCTCCCCGTTGA
- a CDS encoding FAD binding domain-containing protein produces the protein MILTEFDYVRPADLDEALTLLSGTRGARILAGGQSLLPDLRAGADRAALLVDIRRLEELRGISRTPDGTRLRIGALTTLAELAADPLVLAEAPELAAAARANGDPQVRNLGTVGGNLAATGRATDLPVAAMAADAAVELAGPGGRSTLTAEEFAAGSAPAGTVLTALLVPAAGPAAAFEKTADRATRYPVCATAVRITPGGPRIAVTGATSRPLRLRGVEDRLRGGPYGTEAVLAAFRAEPRELFVPGRGTSAEYLGHLVGVLTARALQRAEQAFDR, from the coding sequence GTGATCCTCACCGAGTTCGACTACGTCCGGCCCGCCGACCTCGACGAGGCGCTCACCCTGCTGTCCGGGACGCGCGGCGCCCGGATCCTGGCCGGAGGCCAGAGCCTGCTGCCCGACCTGCGCGCGGGAGCCGACCGGGCCGCGCTCCTGGTCGACATCCGGCGGCTGGAGGAGCTGCGCGGCATCTCGCGCACGCCCGACGGCACCCGGCTGCGGATCGGGGCCCTCACCACGCTCGCCGAGCTCGCCGCCGACCCGCTGGTGCTCGCCGAGGCCCCGGAACTGGCCGCCGCGGCCCGCGCCAACGGCGACCCGCAGGTCCGCAACCTCGGCACCGTCGGCGGCAACCTCGCCGCCACCGGGCGGGCCACCGACCTGCCGGTCGCCGCCATGGCCGCCGACGCCGCGGTCGAACTGGCCGGCCCCGGGGGGCGTTCCACCCTGACGGCCGAGGAGTTCGCCGCCGGCAGCGCGCCCGCCGGTACCGTCCTCACCGCGCTGCTGGTGCCGGCCGCCGGCCCGGCCGCCGCCTTCGAGAAGACCGCCGACCGCGCCACCCGCTACCCGGTGTGCGCCACCGCCGTACGGATCACCCCCGGCGGGCCGCGCATCGCCGTCACCGGGGCCACCTCCCGGCCCTTGCGGCTGCGCGGGGTCGAGGACCGCCTGCGCGGGGGCCCGTACGGCACGGAGGCCGTGCTCGCGGCCTTCCGCGCCGAACCCAGGGAGCTCTTCGTCCCCGGGCGCGGCACCTCGGCCGAATATCTGGGTCATCTCGTGGGGGTTCTCACGGCCCGAGCCTTGCAGAGGGCCGAGCAGGCTTTCGACCGATAG
- a CDS encoding nuclear transport factor 2 family protein, whose product MAKYDISKLHPVFVRQMEALAALDIEAVMKNYTDDAVLLRFEGASVGIEAVRETFTGYLTVKPSLVELQEYIETEDTIFYRAIMNLNGEPEHAFGTLVVRDGRIWRQTAGFGS is encoded by the coding sequence ATGGCCAAGTACGACATCTCCAAGCTGCACCCGGTGTTCGTCCGTCAGATGGAGGCGCTGGCCGCCCTGGACATCGAGGCGGTGATGAAGAACTACACCGACGACGCCGTGCTGCTGCGCTTCGAAGGAGCCTCGGTGGGGATCGAAGCCGTTCGCGAGACGTTCACCGGCTATCTCACGGTGAAGCCCTCGCTCGTGGAACTCCAGGAGTACATCGAGACCGAAGACACCATCTTCTACCGGGCGATCATGAACCTGAACGGTGAACCGGAGCACGCGTTCGGGACACTTGTCGTCCGCGATGGCCGAATCTGGCGCCAGACAGCCGGATTCGGCAGCTGA
- a CDS encoding NADPH-dependent F420 reductase — translation MRTGIIGTGRIGSILARILVAAGHQVVLANARGPQTLGPLVAELGRAASAAHPAEAADRAELLVLMVPFERVRGLLPPYAVQDKVLVDATNAFGGPGTPADLGGRGSSDLVAEWYPDAQVVKSLNTMHFETLAVAGTAPGERLAHFTAGDDAKAKEIVAGIITDLGFAPVDTGPLHSGGILQQPGGPLFNRPLTEAQALAWISR, via the coding sequence ATGCGGACAGGCATCATCGGCACCGGGCGGATCGGCTCGATCCTGGCCAGGATCCTCGTGGCGGCAGGCCACCAGGTCGTCCTCGCCAACGCCCGGGGCCCGCAGACCCTCGGCCCGCTCGTGGCCGAGCTGGGACGGGCGGCCTCGGCGGCGCACCCCGCCGAGGCCGCCGACCGGGCCGAACTCCTGGTGCTGATGGTGCCCTTCGAACGTGTCCGCGGGCTGCTCCCGCCGTACGCCGTGCAGGACAAGGTGCTGGTGGACGCCACGAACGCGTTCGGCGGCCCCGGCACCCCCGCCGACCTCGGCGGGCGCGGCTCCAGCGACCTGGTCGCCGAGTGGTACCCCGACGCCCAGGTGGTCAAATCCCTGAACACCATGCATTTCGAAACCCTCGCCGTCGCCGGCACCGCCCCCGGAGAACGCCTGGCGCATTTCACCGCGGGCGACGACGCGAAAGCGAAGGAAATCGTCGCGGGAATCATCACGGATCTGGGATTCGCACCCGTGGACACCGGCCCGCTGCACTCCGGAGGAATTCTCCAACAGCCCGGCGGGCCCCTTTTCAACCGGCCGCTCACGGAAGCGCAGGCGCTGGCATGGATATCACGCTGA
- a CDS encoding MFS transporter gives MADTSETTTGVTVHPAAHAASAPRGSGFWVVGAVLVLLMLSSSVPSALYVLYQQRWGLSSGTITVVFALYAVTVLAGLLLFGSLSDTLGRRPVLGGALVLAMVSMVLFAGAQGLGLLLAARAVQGLAVGLATGAMGAALLELSPASRPALGAQVNSAGPTVGIGLGGIGAGLLVQFAPAPTVLSYLLLVGAFAVTLVGVVRMRESAPGAGGRFRVVPHRIRVPADARGRFSVLVLTIVAVWSVGGFYLSLGPHLALSLLESTNYLVGGATVALLAGAATAAQLMLGRTEALRTAVLGLFGLLAGLGLVLVALGIRSAAVFLVATAVLGSGWGAAFLGSFRALSTLAQPAHRGELTAAVYVFAYLAMSVPAVLAGMLTNIHGLHRTSVGFMAAVAGVCALALLATLRLAARTRAEGSAA, from the coding sequence GTGGCCGACACATCCGAGACGACCACGGGGGTAACCGTGCACCCAGCCGCGCACGCGGCCAGTGCGCCCAGAGGCTCCGGCTTCTGGGTGGTGGGAGCGGTCCTCGTCCTGCTGATGCTCTCCTCCTCCGTGCCCTCCGCCCTCTACGTGCTCTACCAGCAGCGGTGGGGGCTCTCCTCCGGCACGATCACGGTGGTCTTCGCCCTGTACGCGGTCACCGTGCTCGCCGGGCTCCTGCTGTTCGGCTCCCTCTCCGACACCCTGGGCCGGCGCCCGGTGCTGGGCGGCGCACTGGTCCTGGCCATGGTCTCGATGGTCCTGTTCGCCGGGGCCCAGGGTCTCGGGCTGCTGCTGGCCGCCCGTGCCGTCCAGGGGCTCGCCGTGGGCCTGGCCACCGGGGCGATGGGCGCGGCCCTGCTGGAACTCAGCCCCGCGTCCAGGCCCGCGCTCGGCGCCCAGGTCAACAGCGCCGGGCCCACGGTGGGCATCGGGCTCGGCGGGATCGGGGCCGGACTCCTCGTCCAGTTCGCGCCCGCCCCGACCGTGCTGAGCTACCTGCTGCTGGTCGGGGCCTTCGCCGTGACCCTCGTGGGGGTGGTCCGGATGCGGGAGAGCGCACCGGGCGCCGGCGGCCGCTTCCGGGTGGTCCCGCACCGGATCCGCGTACCGGCGGACGCCCGCGGCCGCTTCTCCGTCCTCGTCCTGACCATCGTCGCGGTCTGGTCGGTGGGCGGCTTCTACCTCTCGCTGGGCCCGCACCTGGCGCTGTCGCTGCTGGAGTCCACCAACTACCTGGTCGGCGGGGCCACCGTCGCCCTGCTCGCGGGCGCCGCCACCGCCGCCCAGCTGATGCTCGGCCGCACCGAGGCGCTGCGCACCGCCGTGCTCGGCCTGTTCGGCCTCCTCGCCGGACTCGGCCTGGTGCTGGTCGCGCTGGGGATCCGCTCGGCCGCGGTGTTCCTCGTGGCCACGGCCGTCCTCGGCAGCGGCTGGGGCGCCGCGTTCCTCGGCTCCTTCCGCGCGCTGAGCACGCTCGCGCAGCCGGCGCACCGCGGTGAACTGACCGCCGCCGTATACGTTTTCGCGTACCTCGCGATGAGCGTGCCGGCGGTCCTCGCCGGGATGCTCACCAACATCCACGGGCTGCACCGCACGTCGGTCGGCTTCATGGCCGCCGTGGCCGGCGTGTGCGCACTGGCCCTGCTGGCCACCCTGCGACTGGCCGCCCGTACCCGGGCCGAGGGGAGTGCGGCGTGA
- a CDS encoding TMEM175 family protein, translating into MESETGRIEAFSDGVFAVIITILVLELKVPEETGSEFWHGVREQWPHYAAYVVSFLIIGVMWVNHHTIFSHLRRVDRPLLFLNLLVLMVVSVVPYTTNVLAEHLMEEGGSANAAAVLYSGVTVAYALAFLAFWWYVTRVGHLFHEQVDKEGARATRVRFGLGAIAYPLTVLLAFYSAPLTLVAHFLIAIYYAANQIPIPLVVEEERLDSASDLRK; encoded by the coding sequence ATGGAAAGCGAAACCGGGCGGATCGAGGCATTCAGTGACGGCGTATTCGCCGTCATCATCACAATCCTTGTTCTGGAATTGAAGGTTCCGGAAGAAACCGGCTCGGAGTTCTGGCATGGAGTCCGGGAACAGTGGCCCCATTACGCCGCCTACGTCGTGAGTTTCCTCATCATCGGCGTGATGTGGGTGAATCACCACACCATCTTCAGTCACCTCAGGAGGGTGGACCGCCCCCTGTTGTTCCTGAATCTCCTGGTGCTGATGGTGGTATCGGTGGTCCCGTACACCACCAATGTCCTCGCCGAGCACCTCATGGAGGAAGGCGGCTCCGCCAACGCCGCCGCCGTCCTCTACAGCGGCGTCACCGTGGCCTACGCCCTGGCGTTCCTGGCCTTCTGGTGGTACGTCACCCGGGTCGGCCACCTCTTCCACGAGCAGGTGGACAAGGAGGGCGCACGCGCCACTCGGGTGCGCTTCGGCCTCGGGGCCATCGCGTACCCCCTCACCGTCCTGCTGGCCTTCTACTCCGCACCACTCACACTTGTCGCCCACTTCCTGATCGCGATCTACTATGCGGCGAACCAGATCCCCATCCCCCTCGTGGTAGAGGAAGAGCGGCTCGATTCTGCCAGCGACCTCAGGAAGTAG
- a CDS encoding (2Fe-2S)-binding protein: MNGRPEQFSAQPNELLVERLRDGLGLTGTKVGCDTGQCGTCVVRLDGRSVKSCLVLTVSAAGGEVATIEGETTRGGELSGLQEALRQEHGTQCGFCTPGMVMALGELVDSTAGGEAPTEPEIREWLTGNLCRCTGYHSVVRGVQRACAAARAEAPTGVAEPAAVAASTAAGQEV; this comes from the coding sequence GTGAACGGAAGACCCGAGCAGTTCTCGGCGCAGCCGAACGAACTGCTCGTGGAACGGCTCCGCGACGGCCTCGGCCTGACTGGCACGAAGGTCGGCTGCGACACCGGCCAGTGCGGCACCTGCGTCGTCCGGCTCGACGGCAGGTCCGTCAAGAGCTGCCTGGTCCTGACCGTCTCCGCCGCCGGCGGCGAGGTGGCCACCATCGAGGGCGAGACCACCCGCGGCGGTGAACTGTCCGGCCTTCAGGAGGCCCTGCGCCAGGAGCACGGCACCCAGTGCGGCTTCTGCACCCCCGGCATGGTCATGGCCCTCGGCGAACTCGTCGACTCCACCGCCGGCGGCGAGGCCCCCACGGAACCCGAGATCCGCGAGTGGCTCACCGGCAACCTCTGCCGCTGCACCGGCTACCACAGCGTCGTACGGGGCGTGCAGCGCGCCTGCGCGGCCGCCCGGGCCGAGGCGCCCACCGGTGTTGCCGAGCCCGCCGCCGTCGCCGCGTCCACCGCTGCCGGACAGGAGGTGTGA
- a CDS encoding xanthine dehydrogenase family protein molybdopterin-binding subunit produces the protein MTAVTGEAPATGNGVLGQPLDSREDPQLLRGEATYVADIDLPGTAHMAILGSPVAHAKILSIETKAAEQLPGVLKVATAADFTDVMPLPCIWIPGGVESHFPPHPYGLPGARPVLTGDTVRHVGDPIAVVVAETPRQATAALAAIAVEYEPLPVVTRADEALAEGAPQLHEAVPGNLNAYWTCGDKDRTDAAIAEAEVTVELDLVNQRTINSPIEPRGAVGDYNAATGEYTLYASTQGPHNHRFLLSALVLGIPFNKLRVIAPTVGGSFGTKGYLYPDMALVLLLSKALGRPVKWVDTRTGLMNSTVQGRDHRQHVTLAGTRDGRITAVRCTSYANLGAYPSTIGPGVATALMGRSISGMYDIDAAFCEVYAAFTNTVSLGAQRGSGRAEAAFLMERLVDRYASEIGMDPAAVRRKNLVPKEKFPYDNGLGWTYDSGNYQLNFDKAIELSGYADMPARKAEARTRGKRLGVGLATYVAICGVGPSTRMSQEGMLGGTWESANIRVHPTGEVTVIVGSASTGQSHGTVFAQVAADELGIDPDTVQVLEGDTQKAPYGQGTYGSRSYSMAAPAVALTARKIKSKLIRAGAVFLGVPEDKVVYEGGRVYEEGNEQNTKTFAELAMSMWYGWGLPAEIEPALDETTHFDPPDFNYPFGTHVAVVEIDELTGETEVVSYTAVDDAGHIGNPKIVLGQIEGSITHGLGQALMEAAVYDEQGLLVSSDLTTYALPRAADVPFFTLDKTVTPSPHNPLGAKGAGEIATVPPAAAVVNAVVDALSDLGVQHIDMPLTPEKVWRRLRGEAQ, from the coding sequence ATGACCGCAGTGACGGGGGAGGCCCCGGCCACGGGGAACGGCGTCCTCGGACAGCCGCTGGACAGCCGTGAGGATCCGCAGCTGCTGCGCGGCGAGGCCACGTACGTGGCGGACATCGACCTGCCGGGCACCGCCCACATGGCCATCCTGGGCAGCCCGGTGGCGCACGCGAAGATCCTCTCCATCGAGACCAAGGCCGCCGAGCAGCTGCCCGGCGTGCTCAAGGTGGCCACCGCCGCCGACTTCACCGACGTCATGCCGCTGCCCTGCATCTGGATCCCCGGCGGCGTCGAGAGCCACTTCCCGCCCCACCCCTACGGACTTCCCGGCGCCCGCCCGGTCCTCACCGGCGACACCGTGCGCCACGTGGGCGACCCCATCGCCGTGGTCGTCGCCGAGACCCCGCGCCAGGCCACCGCAGCGCTCGCCGCCATCGCCGTCGAGTACGAGCCGCTGCCCGTGGTCACCCGCGCCGACGAGGCGCTCGCCGAAGGCGCGCCGCAACTGCACGAGGCCGTCCCGGGCAACCTGAACGCGTACTGGACCTGCGGCGACAAGGACCGCACCGACGCGGCCATCGCCGAGGCCGAGGTCACCGTAGAGCTCGACCTGGTCAACCAGCGCACCATCAACAGCCCCATCGAGCCGCGCGGCGCCGTCGGCGACTACAACGCGGCCACCGGCGAGTACACGCTCTACGCCTCCACCCAGGGCCCGCACAACCACCGCTTCCTGCTCTCGGCGCTGGTCCTCGGCATCCCCTTCAACAAGCTCCGGGTGATCGCCCCGACCGTCGGCGGCAGCTTCGGCACCAAGGGGTACCTGTACCCGGACATGGCGCTGGTGCTACTGCTGTCCAAGGCGCTCGGCCGGCCCGTGAAGTGGGTGGACACCCGCACCGGGCTGATGAACTCCACCGTCCAGGGCCGCGACCACCGCCAGCACGTGACGCTCGCCGGCACCCGCGACGGCCGGATCACCGCCGTGCGCTGCACCAGCTACGCCAACCTCGGCGCGTACCCCTCCACCATCGGCCCCGGTGTCGCCACCGCCCTGATGGGCCGCTCCATCAGCGGCATGTACGACATCGACGCCGCCTTCTGCGAGGTCTACGCCGCCTTCACCAACACCGTCTCGCTCGGCGCCCAGCGCGGCAGCGGACGCGCCGAGGCCGCCTTCCTCATGGAGCGCCTCGTCGACCGGTACGCCTCCGAGATCGGCATGGACCCGGCGGCCGTCCGCCGCAAGAACCTGGTGCCGAAGGAGAAGTTCCCGTACGACAACGGCCTCGGCTGGACCTACGACTCCGGGAACTACCAGCTGAACTTCGACAAGGCCATCGAGCTGTCCGGCTACGCCGACATGCCCGCCCGCAAGGCCGAGGCCCGCACCCGCGGCAAGCGGCTCGGCGTCGGCCTCGCCACCTACGTCGCGATCTGCGGGGTCGGCCCCTCCACACGGATGTCCCAGGAGGGCATGCTCGGCGGCACCTGGGAGAGCGCGAACATCCGCGTCCACCCGACCGGCGAGGTCACCGTCATCGTGGGGTCCGCCTCCACCGGCCAGAGCCACGGCACGGTCTTCGCCCAGGTCGCCGCCGACGAGCTCGGCATCGACCCGGACACCGTCCAGGTCCTGGAAGGCGACACGCAGAAGGCCCCGTACGGGCAGGGGACCTACGGTTCCCGCTCCTACAGCATGGCCGCGCCCGCCGTCGCCCTCACCGCCCGCAAGATCAAGAGCAAGCTGATCCGGGCCGGCGCCGTCTTCCTCGGGGTCCCCGAGGACAAGGTCGTCTACGAGGGCGGCCGCGTCTACGAAGAGGGCAACGAGCAGAACACCAAGACCTTCGCCGAGCTGGCGATGTCCATGTGGTACGGCTGGGGGCTGCCCGCGGAGATCGAACCCGCCCTCGACGAGACCACCCACTTCGACCCGCCGGACTTCAACTACCCCTTCGGCACGCACGTCGCGGTCGTCGAGATCGACGAACTGACCGGCGAGACCGAGGTGGTGTCGTACACCGCCGTCGACGACGCCGGCCACATCGGCAACCCCAAGATCGTCCTCGGCCAGATCGAGGGCAGCATCACGCACGGCCTCGGCCAGGCCCTGATGGAGGCCGCCGTCTACGACGAACAGGGCCTGCTCGTCAGCTCCGACCTGACCACCTACGCCCTTCCGCGCGCCGCCGACGTGCCCTTCTTCACGCTCGACAAAACCGTCACGCCCAGCCCGCACAACCCGCTCGGCGCCAAGGGCGCCGGCGAGATCGCCACCGTCCCGCCCGCCGCGGCCGTCGTCAACGCCGTCGTCGACGCCCTGTCCGACCTGGGCGTCCAGCACATCGACATGCCCCTCACCCCCGAGAAGGTCTGGCGCCGCCTGAGAGGGGAAGCCCAGTGA
- a CDS encoding XdhC family protein, whose product MLDIADELRAWCAAQREFALATVVAVSGSAPRGPGASLAVDDKGTALGSISGGCVESAVHELCLDAIASGEGGLHRFGYSDDDAFAVGLTCGGVLDVLVTPVRGLDPVRPVLGSVLDAAAGGTRAALARVVSGPPSQLGRALAVHADGTYEGGLAGGPDLDRAAARQVRALLLAGRTGTAELGTAGGLCGEPLTLLVESAAEPPRLLVYGAIDFAAALARIGAFLGHRVTVCDARPVFTTRARFPDADEVVVDWPHRHLAAEWDAGRLDSRTAVCVLTHDAKFDIPLLELALRLPLGYVGAMGSRRTHTERERRLRAQGVTDSALARLRSPIGLDLGGATPEETALAIAAEFTAVRHGGSVLPLARRHGPVHRRTRPAGTKVP is encoded by the coding sequence ATGCTCGACATAGCCGACGAGCTACGCGCGTGGTGCGCCGCGCAGCGGGAGTTCGCACTCGCCACCGTCGTCGCCGTCAGTGGGAGCGCTCCCCGCGGCCCCGGCGCCTCCCTCGCCGTCGACGACAAGGGCACCGCGCTCGGCTCCATCTCCGGAGGCTGCGTGGAATCCGCCGTGCACGAGCTGTGCCTGGACGCCATCGCCTCCGGCGAAGGCGGCCTGCACCGGTTCGGCTACAGCGACGACGACGCCTTCGCCGTGGGCCTGACCTGCGGCGGAGTCCTCGACGTGCTGGTCACCCCGGTGCGCGGGCTCGACCCGGTCCGGCCCGTGCTCGGCTCGGTGCTCGACGCCGCCGCCGGGGGCACCCGGGCCGCACTCGCCCGGGTGGTCTCCGGACCGCCGTCCCAGCTGGGCCGGGCCCTCGCCGTGCACGCCGACGGCACCTACGAGGGCGGGCTCGCCGGCGGCCCCGACCTGGACCGGGCCGCGGCCCGGCAGGTACGGGCGCTGCTGCTGGCCGGACGCACCGGCACCGCCGAGCTCGGCACGGCCGGCGGGCTCTGCGGGGAGCCCCTGACCCTCCTCGTCGAATCGGCCGCCGAGCCGCCCCGGCTGCTCGTCTACGGGGCCATCGACTTCGCCGCGGCCCTCGCCCGGATCGGCGCCTTCCTCGGCCACCGGGTCACCGTGTGCGACGCCCGGCCCGTCTTCACGACCCGGGCCCGCTTCCCCGACGCCGACGAGGTCGTCGTCGACTGGCCGCACCGGCACCTGGCCGCCGAATGGGACGCGGGCCGCCTGGACTCCCGTACCGCGGTCTGCGTCCTCACCCACGACGCCAAATTCGACATACCGCTGCTGGAACTGGCCCTGCGGTTGCCCCTGGGCTACGTGGGGGCCATGGGATCGCGGCGCACCCACACCGAACGCGAGAGACGGTTGCGGGCCCAGGGCGTCACGGACTCCGCCCTGGCCCGCCTGCGCTCACCCATCGGACTCGACCTCGGCGGCGCCACCCCCGAGGAGACCGCGCTGGCCATAGCCGCCGAGTTCACGGCCGTCCGGCACGGCGGATCGGTGCTCCCGCTGGCCCGGCGGCACGGCCCGGTCCACCGCCGGACCCGGCCCGCCGGGACCAAGGTCCCGTAG
- a CDS encoding IS701 family transposase: MARVVLPEDSTTEISELIDVLISLLFESLPRRDQRNWARVYLNGLVRTTGKKTIRNIAGTGASSVEQSLQQFISKSPWDWTPVRRSLAQHLERTAQRPLAWVLQPMVIEKAGDRSVGVGRQFVPQLGRTANCQQASGIWLASSEASFPVEWTLTLPGPWTSELLRRRRAGIPDTARSLTPAQDAVNAVQRMAAGWQLQRRPVVMEVANGDLPQSIESFTLQDIPFVFKVDGSLPVSFGGAGRYKPGPHTAPARELIDSLRSQRRVVEWTRHGRAEGAVTLLTSASIFATPCEDRPVPAPPTPLLLVGAWTETALLPSEFWITNIGDRPLAQLFLLAKLTDRVSLDFAETCEPVGIRDFEGRSFRGWHHHATLASVAHAAKLLGARPPIPDGYPGPTRSAAATAAPPRAATARPATPAVLPPRPHLPGQTPRREYIR; this comes from the coding sequence ATGGCTCGCGTAGTCCTGCCGGAGGATTCCACGACGGAAATCTCCGAATTGATCGACGTCCTGATCTCTCTTCTCTTCGAATCATTACCCCGGCGGGACCAGCGAAACTGGGCCCGCGTTTATCTGAACGGTCTGGTGCGGACCACCGGGAAGAAAACAATTCGTAACATCGCCGGAACAGGGGCCAGTTCCGTCGAGCAGAGCCTCCAGCAGTTCATCAGCAAGTCCCCCTGGGACTGGACCCCGGTCCGCCGCTCCCTCGCCCAGCACCTCGAACGCACCGCACAGCGCCCCCTGGCCTGGGTGCTCCAGCCCATGGTCATAGAGAAGGCGGGGGACCGTTCCGTCGGCGTCGGCCGGCAGTTCGTCCCCCAGCTCGGCCGCACCGCCAACTGTCAGCAGGCGAGCGGGATCTGGCTCGCCTCCAGCGAGGCCAGCTTCCCGGTCGAATGGACCCTCACCCTCCCCGGGCCCTGGACCAGCGAACTCCTGCGCCGCCGCCGGGCCGGCATCCCCGACACGGCCCGCTCCCTCACGCCCGCCCAGGACGCCGTGAACGCCGTCCAGCGGATGGCCGCCGGCTGGCAACTCCAGCGCCGGCCCGTGGTGATGGAGGTCGCCAACGGCGACCTCCCCCAGAGCATCGAGTCCTTCACCCTCCAGGACATCCCCTTCGTCTTCAAGGTCGACGGCTCACTGCCCGTCTCCTTCGGCGGCGCCGGCCGGTACAAGCCCGGGCCGCACACCGCCCCCGCCCGCGAGCTCATCGACTCCCTGCGCTCCCAGCGCCGCGTCGTCGAATGGACCCGGCACGGCCGCGCCGAGGGCGCGGTGACCCTGCTGACCTCGGCCTCGATCTTCGCCACCCCCTGCGAGGACCGCCCCGTGCCCGCGCCGCCCACCCCGCTGCTGCTGGTCGGAGCCTGGACCGAAACCGCGCTGCTGCCCTCCGAGTTCTGGATCACCAACATCGGAGACCGGCCGCTCGCCCAGCTCTTCCTGCTCGCCAAGCTCACCGACCGCGTCTCCCTCGACTTCGCCGAGACCTGCGAACCCGTGGGCATCCGGGACTTCGAAGGCCGCTCCTTCCGGGGCTGGCACCACCACGCCACCCTCGCCAGCGTGGCCCACGCCGCGAAACTGCTCGGCGCGCGCCCGCCGATACCCGACGGATACCCCGGACCCACCCGGTCGGCCGCCGCGACCGCCGCACCGCCCAGAGCGGCCACAGCCCGGCCGGCGACCCCGGCCGTCCTGCCGCCGCGACCGCACCTGCCCGGACAGACCCCGCGCCGCGAGTACATCCGCTGA